One window from the genome of Pelodictyon luteolum DSM 273 encodes:
- a CDS encoding ATP-binding protein produces the protein MRYGYIYARVLFDETGRAVDFIHEEVNESYSRLTGLRGIIGKKATEVFPDLKRNNPDFLARHLRVAETGISDSLELYLEALDRWYDISIFSTDTDHFTAIIDDITARKVSEEGLRQSEQRFRTLFENHSACMMLLDAHSGEIIDTNEAAADFYGWSVDELRKMNILDIATVSADQINSNLRKMRTDRQKRFSFVHHLKNGGLRDVELFTSLINMNGRDVLYHIIHDNTEQVRLQAVSAMRIELLEMSSFSSAGVMLRAVLDRACRLTASPSGFVFFVTGDQRTLSLEACKNEGTKTTCNGQKHPSLFEKGSPWADVIRTGKPAIHNGQAAFMHCCRNNAESSQDNSELVVPVIRDNATVAILGIGGKAVDYVDKDIELLETLTNQAWDIIAKKIAEESRNLLHQKLQVSSKMELVGQLAAGIAHEINNPLNFILANEQNLENNFSELLSVIDTYRDGRDPLVGADREAGLLSGEDLDSLIGTIHASLEKTRTGVARIKEISQSMQKHAYRNASGNFSPFDINKAIEEIVVITKNECRSVAEISLDLAPLPPVPCDPSQINQVLLNLVMNSIHAIRTMARKEVGTITISTGCNNKAVSCSVQDDGPGIPEKLRERVFEPFFTTKEMGAGTGLGLSICHDIIVNRHRGNIRVVCPQKGGSVFTFSLPLKGAH, from the coding sequence ATGCGCTATGGCTATATCTATGCGCGCGTCCTCTTTGATGAAACTGGCCGTGCCGTAGATTTCATCCATGAAGAGGTCAATGAGAGCTACAGCAGGCTGACGGGCCTCCGGGGCATCATCGGCAAAAAGGCCACGGAGGTCTTTCCCGACCTTAAGCGCAACAATCCCGATTTTCTCGCCCGACATCTGAGGGTTGCTGAAACAGGCATTTCAGATAGTTTAGAACTCTATCTGGAGGCGCTGGACCGCTGGTATGACATCTCTATATTCAGTACAGACACGGACCATTTCACCGCCATCATTGATGATATCACGGCAAGGAAAGTTTCAGAAGAGGGCCTCCGGCAGTCAGAACAACGGTTCAGGACCCTCTTTGAAAACCATTCGGCATGCATGATGCTGCTTGACGCTCATAGTGGCGAGATCATCGACACCAACGAAGCTGCCGCTGATTTCTACGGCTGGTCCGTCGATGAACTACGAAAGATGAACATTCTGGATATTGCGACAGTATCAGCGGACCAGATCAACAGCAACCTCCGAAAAATGAGGACAGACAGGCAGAAGCGCTTCTCATTCGTGCATCACCTGAAAAACGGGGGGCTACGGGATGTAGAACTGTTTACAAGCCTGATCAACATGAACGGAAGAGATGTACTCTACCACATCATTCACGACAACACCGAACAAGTCAGGCTTCAGGCAGTATCTGCAATGCGAATTGAACTGCTGGAGATGTCGAGTTTCTCTTCGGCCGGAGTGATGCTCAGGGCCGTACTCGACCGCGCATGCCGGCTGACAGCCAGCCCTTCAGGCTTTGTCTTTTTCGTCACCGGTGACCAGCGGACACTCTCTCTGGAGGCTTGTAAAAACGAAGGAACGAAAACTACCTGCAATGGCCAGAAACATCCCTCATTGTTTGAAAAGGGTTCGCCATGGGCAGATGTCATACGCACAGGAAAACCTGCCATCCACAATGGACAAGCTGCCTTCATGCACTGCTGCCGCAATAACGCGGAGAGCAGTCAAGATAACAGTGAACTGGTGGTGCCGGTCATACGGGACAACGCTACCGTTGCAATTCTCGGGATTGGGGGCAAAGCTGTTGATTATGTCGACAAAGACATCGAGTTGCTCGAAACCCTGACCAATCAAGCCTGGGACATCATTGCAAAAAAAATAGCTGAAGAGAGCCGGAACTTGCTTCATCAAAAGCTTCAAGTATCCTCGAAAATGGAACTTGTCGGACAGCTCGCAGCAGGAATTGCCCATGAAATAAACAATCCCCTGAACTTCATTCTCGCCAATGAACAGAATCTGGAAAACAATTTCAGCGAACTGCTCTCTGTCATTGACACTTATCGGGATGGCAGAGATCCTCTGGTGGGTGCAGACAGAGAAGCCGGGCTCCTGAGCGGTGAGGATCTCGACTCGCTCATTGGCACCATCCACGCTTCACTTGAAAAAACCAGGACCGGTGTCGCCCGCATCAAAGAGATCAGCCAAAGCATGCAGAAGCATGCCTACCGGAACGCCTCTGGCAACTTCAGCCCGTTTGATATCAACAAGGCCATTGAGGAGATTGTTGTCATAACAAAAAATGAATGCCGCTCGGTGGCAGAGATCTCCTTGGATCTGGCACCGCTTCCTCCCGTACCCTGTGATCCGTCGCAGATCAATCAGGTGCTCTTGAACCTTGTGATGAACAGCATCCACGCGATCAGGACCATGGCGCGGAAAGAAGTGGGAACCATAACCATATCGACCGGGTGTAACAATAAGGCGGTATCCTGTTCAGTACAGGATGACGGCCCGGGTATTCCTGAAAAACTCAGGGAGAGGGTATTTGAACCCTTTTTCACCACGAAGGAGATGGGTGCAGGAACCGGCCTCGGCCTGAGCATCTGTCATGACATCATCGTCAACAGACATAGGGGAAACATACGGGTTGTCTGTCCGCAGAAAGGAGGATCCGTTTTCACGTTCTCCCTGCCACTCAAGGGTGCTCATTAA
- a CDS encoding COG1470 family protein, whose amino-acid sequence MKANSISTAFRLNRIIIAIMLWLCMPMTAAVASGCAGQIQIEPVMFDLHSGKHGAQQTIRLFNNKDDAVVLDVEICNWTFDGNGSLVVEPSSTAPLAGWIDFPEKIITIPSGQQRSVQFSVHPPENAAPGEYRAIIYFQEHKPEKINDLVEVSFRIGAGVYFQIGEIRRHPVIESVSFDDGTGGIVMVIRNKGNIHTNFHGDYSVWEKGSFPGFQRMKEIISRPHEEERPKGFIKSGSMNLTPVLPGIRSSILTRLGIPDMSKDFDIAVTGSIDGKTIQKLLK is encoded by the coding sequence GTGAAAGCCAACTCCATTTCAACGGCATTCCGCTTGAACAGGATCATCATAGCAATAATGCTCTGGCTCTGCATGCCGATGACGGCCGCAGTGGCTTCAGGTTGTGCGGGACAGATACAGATAGAGCCGGTAATGTTTGATCTGCATTCCGGTAAGCATGGTGCTCAGCAGACCATTCGCCTTTTCAACAACAAAGATGACGCAGTCGTCCTCGATGTTGAGATCTGCAACTGGACGTTCGATGGCAATGGAAGCCTTGTGGTTGAACCCTCAAGCACTGCCCCTCTTGCAGGCTGGATTGACTTTCCGGAAAAAATCATCACCATTCCATCCGGACAGCAGAGGTCCGTTCAATTTTCAGTTCATCCGCCCGAAAACGCAGCGCCCGGAGAGTATCGGGCCATAATATATTTTCAGGAACATAAGCCCGAAAAGATCAATGATCTTGTTGAAGTGAGTTTCAGGATTGGTGCGGGAGTCTATTTCCAGATAGGAGAAATCAGACGCCACCCCGTCATTGAATCTGTTTCGTTTGATGATGGTACCGGAGGAATCGTCATGGTGATAAGAAACAAAGGAAATATCCATACGAACTTTCATGGTGATTATTCAGTGTGGGAGAAAGGTTCGTTCCCTGGATTCCAGCGTATGAAGGAAATAATTTCCCGGCCGCATGAAGAGGAACGCCCAAAAGGGTTCATCAAGAGCGGGAGCATGAATCTCACTCCGGTGCTCCCCGGAATAAGGAGCTCGATCCTCACAAGACTCGGCATACCTGACATGTCCAAAGATTTCGACATTGCCGTAACAGGAAGTATCGACGGGAAAACGATACAGAAGCTTCTGAAATGA
- a CDS encoding phosphate ABC transporter substrate-binding protein: protein MKYVAIALTCAVFSTLAFARAQAAEKAIIITGSTSISSAAEALGSEFARNTGIPVMVTTSNSGQGAKLLAVGTSSIAAMSRTMNLDEIDAARANGIEPNAHFIAFGALVIVVNQANPVTALKVEELHRLYSGACFNWKELGGVDEPVILVRREYGSGTQETFTDMVMGQANPMTASALIEISNKAVRRRVAETPGAIGFISHGFLDATVKSLSINGVTHSTDAILNETYPLTRSLYFYTDGKPEGNVSRFLKLTESMEGKQILSNAGFVTKP from the coding sequence ATGAAATACGTAGCCATAGCTCTTACCTGTGCAGTCTTTTCAACTCTGGCTTTTGCCCGGGCACAGGCAGCAGAGAAAGCTATAATCATCACCGGATCAACTTCAATTTCATCGGCCGCTGAAGCGCTTGGCTCAGAGTTTGCAAGAAATACAGGTATACCGGTGATGGTTACGACATCGAATTCCGGACAGGGTGCAAAGCTTTTGGCCGTCGGAACATCATCGATTGCGGCGATGTCGCGGACCATGAATCTTGATGAAATAGATGCGGCAAGGGCAAACGGAATTGAACCCAACGCGCACTTCATTGCGTTCGGAGCTCTTGTGATCGTGGTCAACCAGGCCAATCCGGTTACAGCCCTGAAGGTGGAGGAGCTTCATAGACTCTATTCTGGAGCCTGCTTCAACTGGAAGGAGCTTGGAGGAGTCGATGAACCGGTGATCCTTGTTCGACGGGAATACGGGAGCGGAACGCAGGAGACATTTACTGACATGGTCATGGGACAGGCAAACCCGATGACAGCAAGTGCCCTCATTGAAATCAGCAACAAGGCTGTCCGCCGCCGCGTAGCAGAAACACCAGGGGCGATAGGGTTCATCAGTCACGGATTTCTTGACGCTACCGTCAAATCACTCAGCATCAACGGCGTAACCCACTCAACGGACGCTATTTTGAACGAGACCTACCCGCTGACCCGGAGCCTGTACTTCTATACCGATGGAAAACCGGAAGGCAACGTTTCAAGGTTTCTGAAGCTGACAGAATCAATGGAAGGAAAACAGATACTCAGCAATGCAGGATTTGTGACCAAACCTTAA